The sequence below is a genomic window from Polaribacter vadi.
TTTTTCTAATAAAATCTACATTTAAACCTTCTTCATCAACAGGTATCGTAATAAGTTGGGCACCTACTTGCTGAAAAATCATATTAGAAGCATAATTACTTAAATTACCAACTAAAACAACATCATTTTTTTGTATTAAAAGTTGAGAAACAATATATAAACTCATTTCTGTACTTCTTGTACTAATTAAATTTTTTGGACTTACATGCAAACCTCTTGTAGCATTTAAATAATTACACAATTGCGTTTGAAACATAGAAAGTGATGCTTCTTGTGGTCTGTTCCATTTTTGAATTAAAGTTTTACGTTTCATAGCTGCACTATACCATCTTGTAAATTGGCTTACAGGATGCAATCGTAAATCTGGTTTGCCATCATTTACAGAAAAAGTAGCATCTGTTAATTGTACAGTTGATGCTAAATGAAAAGATTTTTGAAATTCAAACCCTGTTGTGCTTGCATAACTATAAGGTTTATTATGTTTAATTGTTTTCTGTTTATGGATAGAATTTTTTTTTCTAACAGCAACAAAAGTTCCTTTATTTGGTTTTATTTCTACCCAACCTTGTGATGCCAATTCATCATAAATAGCAACAGCTGTATTTCTATGAATAGATAAGGTTTTTGCAACTGCTCTTGTGCCTGGTAATTTTGTTTTTTCTAAAATGATGTTTCTCTGAAACAGATTTACAAACTCTTTTGCAGCCTGAATGTAAATTGCTTGCGTTTTTGATGTATCAAAAATGATATTTTTCTGAATTAACACTAAAAGTGGACTATCTATCATTTAAAAACCGGACTATTTTATGCGCTTATAAAGTTACGACTTTTGCAACCTATTTAAATCACTATTTATGAAAATTAAATTCACATTATTTTTAGGAGTTTTAGTAAGCTCATCTTTATTAAATGCGCAATCAAACACTGTACAGAACGATACTTTAAAAGAAGTTATAATTACATCAACCAGAATAGATTTACCTTTTAAAGAAGATTCTAGAACCATAAACATTATAACTAGTAAAGACATTTCAAATAGTGCAGCCACAAATGTTGCAGATCTTTTACAATTAGTAGCTGGTGTAGATATTAGAAGAAGAGGAACAGCAGGTAGCCAAGCAGATTTATATATTAGAGGTGGTGGTTTTGATCAAACGTTGCTTTTAATTGATGGTATTAAAATGGATGATGCACAAACTGGGCATCATACAATGAATGCTGCTTTGCCAATTGAGGTTATAGAAAGAATTGAAATTATTAAAGGGCCAGCAGCAAGAGTTTTTGGACAAAATGCATTTACAGGTGCCATTAATATTGTAACCAAAAAGAATTTAGAAAATACAGTTTCAGCAAATGTGGAAACAGGATCTTTTGGGCAGTTAAATGGTTCTGTAACTGTGGGTAAAGAATTTAAAAATTCTTCTTTTATTGCACATGTAGGTGCTTTAACTTCTGATGGTTATAGAAATAATTCAGACTATAACAATTACAATTATTTTTTAAAAGGAGTTTTTAATAAAAACAAACAACCAATAGAATTAATTGCAACTTTTTTTGATAAGAAATTTGGAGCAGAAAACTTTTACACGACAAATCCTGATTGGAATGAGTATGAAGAAACTCAGAATAGTTTAGTAGGTATTTCAACTACATTTAACAATGGTAACTTTAAAATTAAACCAAGAGTTTATTGGAGAAGAGGTCAAGATATTTTTTTACTAAAAAGAGATGACCCTAGTTTTTTTAGAAACTTACATACAACGAATAAAATTGGTCTAGAAACAAACGTTTCTTATACTTCAAGTATAGGTGTTACAGGTTTTGGTATCGATGTTTCTCGTTTTTCTATTAGTAGTAATAATTTAGGAGATAGAAACAGAACTTTGGCAAACTTCTTCTTAGAGCACAGATTTAAAATTGGAGATAATGTAGATGTTACTCCAGGTGTTGCTGTAACTTATTTCTCAGATTTTGATTTTAATGCGTTTCCAGGTTTAGATTTAGGAATTCAAATTTCTGAAAATTTTAAAGCTTATGGTAATGTAGGGTATACTTACAGAGTGCCAACTTATACAGATTTGTATTATTCAGATCCTGCAAC
It includes:
- a CDS encoding TonB-dependent receptor plug domain-containing protein; its protein translation is MKIKFTLFLGVLVSSSLLNAQSNTVQNDTLKEVIITSTRIDLPFKEDSRTINIITSKDISNSAATNVADLLQLVAGVDIRRRGTAGSQADLYIRGGGFDQTLLLIDGIKMDDAQTGHHTMNAALPIEVIERIEIIKGPAARVFGQNAFTGAINIVTKKNLENTVSANVETGSFGQLNGSVTVGKEFKNSSFIAHVGALTSDGYRNNSDYNNYNYFLKGVFNKNKQPIELIATFFDKKFGAENFYTTNPDWNEYEETQNSLVGISTTFNNGNFKIKPRVYWRRGQDIFLLKRDDPSFFRNLHTTNKIGLETNVSYTSSIGVTGFGIDVSRFSISSNNLGDRNRTLANFFLEHRFKIGDNVDVTPGVAVTYFSDFDFNAFPGLDLGIQISENFKAYGNVGYTYRVPTYTDLYYSDPATSGNPNLEPESAFAQEVGVKFNSSNFFATFAIFNRDSDNLIDFVRPDTATGIFTATNIAELNTKGLELDATYLFKLNDFNQSFKIGYSYLDDDILDQNTDLSRYSLNTLRHQFITQFSSSFFKNLRQNIMYKHAERTTGQSYNVWDASIILDVKKVSFTITANNIFDAEYIESGFVPMPGSNILFGLRYNL
- a CDS encoding PLP-dependent aminotransferase family protein, with the translated sequence MIDSPLLVLIQKNIIFDTSKTQAIYIQAAKEFVNLFQRNIILEKTKLPGTRAVAKTLSIHRNTAVAIYDELASQGWVEIKPNKGTFVAVRKKNSIHKQKTIKHNKPYSYASTTGFEFQKSFHLASTVQLTDATFSVNDGKPDLRLHPVSQFTRWYSAAMKRKTLIQKWNRPQEASLSMFQTQLCNYLNATRGLHVSPKNLISTRSTEMSLYIVSQLLIQKNDVVLVGNLSNYASNMIFQQVGAQLITIPVDEEGLNVDFIRKNFIKNSIRCVYVCAHRDYPTTITLSKKRREALLILAKEFGFAIIEDDFDYDFQFEGSPVLPLANSDENGMVIYLGKLGQSLFPSFQIGFVIAPENLIQEAKNYLYLLDEQGDLIQQQMLSELINEGEIYRLMKKNIVVYKDRRDCLHQLLMKHFAKIATWKLPEGGLAIWLTFEPKIPLAKLAKEAEKNNLFLPKTILYQNKNTCAIRFGFGHLNIDELKIVIQKLKFTYNNVVVNKLQK